The Patescibacteria group bacterium DNA segment GAGAATTTTGGCAATAGCGGCTAGTTTTGGCATCATATCCGGAGTGGCAATGGCGACATCAAAATCAGTTTTTTCCGTCTTTTTGATTTCGGCGATCAGTTCTTCGCCGCCAACTATATCGGCGCCAGCGGTGCGAGCGTCAGCTTCCTTGTCTGACGGGACAAAAGCGGCGATCTTTTTGGTTTTGCCGGTGCCGTGAGGCAGGGTGATAGTACTGCGGAGTTGCTGGTCGCTTTTTTTAGGATCAATACCAAGGTTAAGATGAACCTCGACACTGGAATCGAACTTTTCTTTGCCACTGGATAAAACCAAATCCAAGGCTTCGGTCAGGGAGTAAGTTTTAGTTTTGTCGATCTGGGATAAGATTTCTTGATAACGCTTTCCGTGTTTTTTCATATTAATATTTTTTAGGTGGTGCTAGCGTCTCGCATCGCGGGACTCCCACGTTAGTAAAAGATAGGTTTTTTATTGTGTGACCGTGATGCCCATTTGGCGAGCGGTGCCTTCGATGATTTTCATAGCCGCGTCAATGTCATTAGCGTTGAGGTCGGGCATTTTTTTCTCAGCAATTTCTCGTATTTGGTTTTTGGTAACACTACCGACTTTTTCCTGCAGCGGTTTTCCCGATCCCTTGCTGATTCCCGCGGCTTTTTTAAGCAGCTCGGCAGCTGGCGGAGTTTTGAGAATAAAAGTGTAAGTGCGATCTTCAAAAACAGTTATTTCGCAAGGAATGACATCGCCTGACATTTGTTTGGTGGCTTCATTGAATTTGGAGCAAAATTCACCAATATTAAGACCATGTTGACCAAGAGCCGGACCGACTGGAGGCGCTGGATTGGCGGCACCGCC contains these protein-coding regions:
- the rplK gene encoding 50S ribosomal protein L11, whose protein sequence is MAKKIKTIIKLQITGGAANPAPPVGPALGQHGLNIGEFCSKFNEATKQMSGDVIPCEITVFEDRTYTFILKTPPAAELLKKAAGISKGSGKPLQEKVGSVTKNQIREIAEKKMPDLNANDIDAAMKIIEGTARQMGITVTQ
- the rplA gene encoding 50S ribosomal protein L1, giving the protein MKKHGKRYQEILSQIDKTKTYSLTEALDLVLSSGKEKFDSSVEVHLNLGIDPKKSDQQLRSTITLPHGTGKTKKIAAFVPSDKEADARTAGADIVGGEELIAEIKKTEKTDFDVAIATPDMMPKLAAIAKILGTRGLMPSPKNETITTNIKKTVEELKKGKITFKNDATSNIHQIIGKVSFGKEKLTENFNAFIESVKKAKPSSSKGTYIKSITVCTAMGPGIRINAA